A window from Aquabacterium sp. NJ1 encodes these proteins:
- a CDS encoding methyl-accepting chemotaxis protein, whose protein sequence is MISTWIANLPLRHKFILLSIVALLMAGAPSALVLSESVGNLQALKDEDKGLAPSKAMLKLIKLTQEHRGLSAAVLSGDSSKQAVRQERQAQVAQAFEAVTQALVPISDTGLTDKIKSLQAQWQTLAQDVGGGGLSLPASIKRHTQLVSGELLLLEDVVGVSGLALDADAQCYYLITAAFRDLPRLSEKLGLSRAKGAAMLVRKEANTNEALALASLLDGIQMHALDAQRDVDKSGVLKDEHVADLQHAVKDAQAALVRGQDLINKVVQAEDLSGMDSTAYFRDLTGVIQAQFGASEQIVAHLDARLQERIDGETRQVVLTALVMLIMSVLGGAVATLITRMTTRTVNGAVKAAQAMADGDLSQAMHAEQRDEIGQLVRAMGTAVAHFKQVISGIKDASESVATASTQIAQGNMDLSARTENQASSLQQTASSMEEMSATVSHNASTAQRANELALQAASEAARSGETFSQVVQKMSAIQQSSHRIAEINAVIDGIAFQTNILALNAAVEAARAGEQGRGFAVVAAEVRSLAQRSTQAAREIKTLISASSESVDEGCALAADTGESIERLVAQVQQVSQLMNEIASGSEQQHLGIVQVNQAVNQLDQTTQQNAALVEESSAAADSLRDQAQQLLHAVGQFRLA, encoded by the coding sequence GTGATATCGACCTGGATCGCCAATTTGCCATTGCGACACAAGTTCATCTTGTTGAGCATCGTGGCTTTGCTGATGGCCGGCGCGCCTTCGGCACTCGTGCTGAGCGAATCGGTCGGCAACCTTCAAGCCCTGAAGGACGAGGACAAGGGGCTGGCCCCCTCCAAGGCCATGCTCAAGCTGATCAAGCTGACGCAGGAACACCGGGGCCTCTCGGCCGCCGTGCTGAGCGGGGACAGCAGCAAGCAGGCTGTGCGCCAGGAGCGCCAGGCCCAGGTGGCGCAGGCCTTCGAGGCGGTGACGCAGGCCCTGGTGCCCATCTCGGACACCGGCCTGACCGACAAGATCAAGTCGCTGCAAGCGCAATGGCAGACCCTGGCCCAGGACGTGGGTGGCGGCGGCCTGAGCTTGCCGGCGAGCATCAAGCGCCACACCCAGCTGGTCAGCGGTGAACTCCTGCTGCTGGAAGATGTGGTGGGCGTGTCCGGCCTGGCGCTGGACGCCGATGCCCAGTGCTACTACCTGATCACCGCCGCCTTCCGCGACCTGCCACGCTTGAGCGAAAAGCTCGGCCTGTCGCGTGCCAAGGGTGCGGCCATGCTGGTCAGGAAAGAGGCGAACACGAATGAAGCCCTTGCGCTGGCGAGCCTGCTGGATGGCATCCAGATGCATGCGCTGGATGCACAGCGTGATGTCGACAAATCCGGTGTGCTCAAGGATGAGCACGTGGCCGACCTGCAGCATGCCGTGAAGGACGCCCAGGCGGCCCTGGTGCGCGGCCAGGACCTGATCAACAAGGTGGTGCAGGCCGAAGACCTCTCGGGCATGGACTCGACCGCCTACTTTCGTGACCTGACCGGTGTGATCCAGGCGCAGTTCGGTGCCAGCGAGCAGATCGTGGCGCACCTGGATGCCCGCCTGCAGGAACGCATCGACGGGGAGACCCGCCAGGTGGTGCTGACTGCGCTGGTGATGCTGATCATGTCGGTGCTGGGCGGCGCGGTGGCCACCCTCATCACGCGCATGACCACCCGCACGGTCAACGGTGCCGTGAAGGCCGCCCAGGCCATGGCCGACGGCGACCTGAGCCAGGCCATGCACGCCGAACAACGTGACGAGATCGGGCAACTGGTGCGGGCCATGGGCACGGCTGTGGCGCACTTCAAGCAGGTGATCTCGGGTATCAAGGACGCCAGCGAGTCCGTGGCCACCGCGTCCACGCAGATTGCCCAAGGCAATATGGACCTGAGCGCCCGCACCGAGAACCAGGCTTCATCGCTGCAGCAGACGGCCTCGTCCATGGAAGAGATGTCGGCCACGGTGAGCCACAACGCCAGCACGGCGCAGCGCGCCAATGAACTGGCCCTGCAGGCCGCATCCGAGGCCGCACGCAGCGGCGAGACCTTCTCGCAGGTGGTCCAGAAGATGTCGGCCATCCAGCAGTCCAGCCACCGCATCGCGGAGATCAACGCGGTGATCGACGGCATCGCCTTCCAGACCAACATCCTCGCTTTGAATGCGGCCGTGGAAGCGGCCCGGGCCGGCGAGCAGGGCCGGGGCTTTGCCGTGGTGGCCGCCGAGGTGCGCAGCCTGGCGCAGCGTTCGACCCAGGCCGCCCGCGAGATCAAGACGCTGATCAGCGCCAGCTCCGAGAGCGTGGACGAGGGCTGTGCCCTGGCCGCCGACACCGGCGAGTCCATCGAGCGCCTGGTGGCGCAGGTGCAGCAGGTCAGCCAGCTGATGAACGAGATCGCCTCGGGCAGCGAGCAGCAGCACCTGGGCATCGTGCAGGTCAACCAGGCGGTCAACCAGCTGGATCAGACCACGCAGCAGAACGCCGCGCTGGTCGAGGAGTCCAGCGCCGCGGCCGACAGCCTGCGCGACCAGGCGCAGCAACTGCTGCACGCCGTGGGGCAATTCAGGCTGGCCTGA
- a CDS encoding DUF535 family protein: MPPLNMSASLTVARPGASASAAMGQARPVGMWRHLLEKLSEQGVGGLASGLMRMGGVMLTWGQHQALLKVIDQPGTRAVRAAFPRMPYRYTLPYLSTSLDWHERWAALMSHYAFVNKAFSADFSRLVLEGTLEVWRAQVDDQCMSVNVQGLCPVTRHREGELTLCFKMGGAAIYKMSFSIVRLADLNLPHTGLAGRAPHALYVGRVQGVSGAMDAIRQATALMGDVAPQDVLMSVLTGLAGALNIDTVLGVSDGTCVSRDTIAQSGSSFCYGQFWARHAGQVLEGGHHLMSLPMAEKPLSEIAAKHRKRTQRKREFKRQVAADCAQAFRAVMA; this comes from the coding sequence ATGCCCCCTCTCAACATGTCCGCCAGTTTGACCGTGGCCCGCCCAGGCGCCAGCGCTTCCGCGGCCATGGGTCAGGCGCGCCCGGTCGGCATGTGGAGGCACTTGCTCGAAAAGCTGTCGGAGCAAGGGGTGGGTGGGCTGGCCTCGGGTTTGATGCGCATGGGCGGTGTGATGCTGACCTGGGGGCAGCACCAGGCCTTGCTGAAGGTCATTGACCAACCCGGGACCCGTGCGGTGCGGGCCGCTTTTCCGCGCATGCCCTACCGCTACACGCTGCCCTATCTGTCGACCAGTCTGGACTGGCACGAGCGTTGGGCCGCGCTGATGTCGCACTACGCCTTTGTCAACAAGGCCTTCTCTGCTGACTTCTCCAGGTTGGTGCTGGAGGGCACGCTGGAAGTCTGGCGTGCGCAGGTCGACGACCAGTGCATGAGCGTCAATGTGCAGGGCCTGTGCCCGGTGACGCGCCACCGCGAGGGGGAGTTGACCCTGTGTTTCAAGATGGGCGGGGCCGCGATCTACAAGATGTCTTTTTCCATCGTGCGTCTGGCGGATCTGAATCTGCCGCACACGGGCCTCGCCGGGCGTGCGCCTCATGCTTTGTACGTCGGGCGTGTCCAGGGTGTCTCGGGTGCCATGGACGCCATCCGGCAGGCCACGGCCTTGATGGGTGACGTGGCACCTCAGGATGTGCTCATGTCGGTGCTGACGGGCCTGGCGGGCGCCTTGAACATCGATACCGTGCTCGGGGTCAGCGATGGCACCTGCGTGTCGCGCGACACCATTGCCCAGTCCGGCAGCAGCTTCTGCTACGGCCAGTTCTGGGCGCGTCATGCCGGGCAGGTGCTCGAAGGCGGGCACCACCTCATGAGCCTGCCCATGGCCGAGAAGCCCTTGAGCGAGATCGCGGCCAAGCACCGCAAGCGCACGCAACGCAAGCGTGAGTTCAAGCGCCAGGTGGCCGCGGATTGCGCACAGGCTTTTCGGGCCGTGATGGCCTAG
- the lpxC gene encoding UDP-3-O-acyl-N-acetylglucosamine deacetylase, translated as MLQQRTLKSLTRAVGVGLHSGQRVELTLRPAPPNTGIVFRRVDLAQPVDIPVNTKSVCDTRMATTISPDGDPGAPKVNTIEHLMSACAGLGLDNVYVDITAEEVPILDGSSAAFVYLLQSAGIELQKAPKKFLRVNKMVEVREGEGRTLKWARLEPYNSYKLAFEIDFDHPAVDQTGQRVEFDFASGQYKRDIARARTFGFTKDVEMMRARGLGLGASMDNAIVVDDYRVLNSDGLRYDDEFVKHKILDAIGDLYVVGHPLLASYTAYKSGHALNNKLLHALLAQQDAWDIVTFEDEAKAPRGMAELAPAW; from the coding sequence ATGCTGCAACAACGCACACTCAAATCCCTGACCCGAGCCGTGGGCGTGGGCCTGCACAGCGGCCAGCGCGTCGAGTTGACGCTGCGCCCTGCGCCGCCCAACACCGGCATCGTGTTCCGGCGTGTGGACCTGGCCCAGCCGGTCGACATCCCCGTGAACACCAAATCGGTGTGCGACACGCGCATGGCCACCACCATTTCGCCCGATGGTGACCCCGGCGCCCCCAAGGTCAACACCATCGAGCACCTGATGTCGGCCTGCGCCGGTCTGGGCCTGGACAACGTCTACGTGGACATCACGGCCGAGGAAGTGCCCATCCTGGATGGCTCGTCTGCCGCCTTCGTGTACCTGCTGCAAAGCGCCGGCATCGAGCTGCAGAAGGCGCCCAAGAAGTTCCTGCGCGTCAACAAGATGGTGGAAGTGCGTGAAGGCGAAGGCCGCACGCTCAAATGGGCCCGCCTGGAGCCCTACAACAGCTACAAGCTGGCCTTCGAGATCGATTTCGACCACCCCGCCGTGGACCAGACCGGCCAGCGCGTGGAGTTCGACTTCGCCTCCGGCCAGTACAAGCGCGACATCGCCCGCGCCCGCACCTTCGGCTTCACCAAGGACGTGGAGATGATGCGTGCACGTGGCCTGGGCCTGGGCGCCAGCATGGACAACGCCATCGTGGTGGACGACTACCGCGTGCTCAACAGCGACGGCCTGCGCTACGACGACGAGTTCGTCAAGCACAAGATCCTGGATGCGATTGGCGACCTGTACGTGGTGGGGCACCCCCTGCTGGCTTCGTACACCGCCTACAAGTCCGGCCACGCGCTCAATAACAAGCTGCTGCACGCCCTGCTGGCCCAGCAGGATGCCTGGGACATCGTCACCTTCGAGGACGAGGCCAAAGCCCCCCGCGGCATGGCCGAACTGGCCCCCGCCTGGTAA
- a CDS encoding cupin domain-containing protein yields MLDTTATKFSHVRPEDTDWHGEGLRDFFLYKDLGIKDATNGRVIAHLVKANSAPEKGTGWHRHEADFQIVIMTKGWARFMYEDQETLVKAGDCVHQRPGVRHYLFDYSPDMEYLEIVSPADFRTVDVPAVCDIPDATPWDGPEA; encoded by the coding sequence ATGCTGGATACCACGGCGACCAAGTTCTCTCATGTTCGGCCCGAAGACACCGATTGGCACGGCGAGGGACTACGCGATTTTTTCCTCTACAAGGACCTGGGGATCAAGGACGCGACCAATGGCCGCGTCATCGCGCACCTTGTCAAGGCGAACAGCGCGCCAGAAAAGGGCACGGGCTGGCACCGACATGAGGCCGATTTCCAGATCGTCATCATGACCAAGGGCTGGGCCCGCTTCATGTACGAGGATCAGGAGACCCTGGTCAAGGCCGGTGACTGCGTGCACCAGCGCCCCGGCGTGCGCCACTACCTGTTCGATTACTCACCGGACATGGAGTACCTGGAGATCGTCAGCCCGGCCGACTTCCGCACCGTGGATGTGCCCGCCGTGTGCGACATCCCCGATGCCACCCCGTGGGATGGCCCGGAGGCCTGA
- a CDS encoding glutathione S-transferase family protein produces MATLAKAPARTPAKKAAAKKAVARKAPIKAVAPAAVKALPDTTTTLTITSKNYSSWSLRGWLLARFAGLPFVEHVLPPEDPSTRAEILLLSSSILVPCLEHQGIRVWDTLAIAEYLNEVCPEAHLLPADAKARAHCRAISGEMHSGFSALRSSLPMNLRNHFPKFKIWSRAQADIDRITAIWRDCISTYGGPYLFGAQRTVADAMYAPVCTRFATYDVKLDAVCQAYCDLMLSQPEMKEWLKGAKAEPADIDELDVEF; encoded by the coding sequence ATGGCCACCCTTGCCAAAGCACCTGCCCGCACACCCGCGAAGAAAGCGGCGGCCAAGAAAGCAGTGGCCAGGAAGGCCCCCATCAAGGCCGTGGCACCGGCGGCCGTGAAGGCCCTGCCCGACACCACGACCACGCTGACGATCACCAGCAAGAACTACTCGTCGTGGTCGCTGCGGGGCTGGTTGCTGGCGCGCTTTGCGGGGCTGCCTTTCGTGGAACACGTGCTGCCGCCGGAAGACCCGTCCACCCGTGCCGAGATCCTGCTGCTGTCATCGTCCATCCTCGTGCCCTGCCTGGAACACCAGGGCATCCGCGTGTGGGACACCCTGGCCATTGCCGAATACCTCAATGAGGTCTGCCCCGAAGCCCACTTGCTGCCCGCCGACGCCAAGGCGCGCGCGCACTGCCGCGCCATCAGTGGCGAGATGCACTCGGGCTTCTCGGCCCTGCGCTCGTCCTTGCCGATGAACCTGCGCAACCACTTCCCCAAGTTCAAGATCTGGTCGCGCGCGCAGGCCGACATCGACCGCATCACCGCGATCTGGCGTGATTGCATCAGCACCTATGGCGGGCCCTACCTGTTTGGCGCACAACGCACGGTGGCCGACGCGATGTACGCGCCGGTGTGCACCCGCTTCGCCACCTACGACGTCAAGCTCGACGCCGTCTGCCAGGCCTACTGCGACCTGATGCTGAGCCAGCCCGAGATGAAGGAATGGCTCAAGGGCGCCAAGGCCGAGCCCGCCGACATCGACGAGCTGGACGTGGAGTTCTGA
- a CDS encoding UPF0149 family protein, with translation MKNTPALSDADINEIDMLLGAVPEPFETVDAVILDGYLAGVLVQPVVLEPEQWLPPIFGTDGMPEPGIPGWTQEQHDKLIKLITRRKDEILRGILEEGWFDPIIPMIEDDDGKVLEGKDAMEGIGYWAAGFEWALANFPQLEEAALPGVPDLLDSIWRHLPEQDETQQAMTKALDEEHPLKSMDEAIEALVFDVVDLAQIGIAERVKVETVVRDGPKIGRNDPCHCGSGKKYKNCHGAN, from the coding sequence ATGAAAAACACGCCTGCACTGAGCGACGCCGACATCAACGAAATCGACATGCTGCTGGGCGCCGTGCCAGAACCGTTCGAAACCGTGGACGCGGTCATCCTGGACGGCTACCTGGCCGGTGTGCTGGTGCAGCCCGTGGTGCTGGAGCCCGAGCAGTGGCTGCCGCCCATCTTCGGCACGGACGGCATGCCCGAGCCCGGCATCCCCGGCTGGACGCAAGAGCAGCACGACAAGCTGATCAAGCTGATCACCCGCCGCAAGGACGAGATCCTGCGCGGCATCCTGGAAGAGGGCTGGTTCGACCCCATCATCCCCATGATCGAGGATGACGATGGCAAGGTGCTCGAAGGCAAGGACGCCATGGAAGGCATCGGCTACTGGGCCGCCGGCTTCGAATGGGCCCTGGCCAACTTCCCGCAGCTGGAAGAGGCCGCCCTGCCCGGCGTGCCCGACCTGCTGGACTCCATCTGGCGCCACCTGCCCGAGCAGGATGAAACCCAGCAGGCCATGACCAAGGCGCTGGACGAAGAGCACCCGCTCAAGAGCATGGACGAGGCCATCGAGGCCCTGGTGTTCGATGTGGTGGACCTGGCCCAGATCGGCATCGCCGAGCGCGTCAAGGTGGAAACCGTGGTGCGCGACGGCCCCAAGATCGGCCGCAACGACCCCTGCCATTGCGGCAGCGGCAAGAAGTACAAGAACTGCCACGGCGCCAACTGA
- a CDS encoding propionate--CoA ligase, protein MTYEAVYKRSVADRDAFWREQAERIEWATAFEQVCDHSHPPFAKWFVGGQTNLCHNAVDRHVPHRPDQPALIHVSTETGKEQIISFGQLFVEVQRMAALLVNMGVGKGDRVLIYMPMIPEAVIAMLATVRLGAIHSVVFGGFASHSLATRIDDAKPTVIVTADAGSRGGKVIAYKPLLDEALSLCQHPVKHVLLVNRGLAPADLVAPRDVDYASARKAVLDAKVPCEWVESNHPSYTLYTSGTTGKPKGVQRDTGGYAVALATSMAQIYCGQPGETFFCTSDIGWVVGHSYIVYGPLLAGMSTIIYEGLPIRPDAAIWWSLVEKYKVSVMFSAPTAIRVLKKQDPDCLKRHDLSSLKHLFLAGEPLDEPTARWIGEAIGKPIIDNYWQTETGWPILSLARGVDPNAKPRLGSPGVPMPGYQVKLLDDLTGEELTQPNQKGVLTIEGPLPPGCMQTIWGDDERFVKTYWRTFKHKQVYNTFDWGIRDEDGYYFILGRTDDVINVAGHRLGTREIEEAVSSHPAVAEVAVVGVADELKGQVARAFVVPRDAARVADEAGRKALEAEIMATVDQQIGAVGRPARVHFVNVLPKTRSGKLLRRAIQAVCEGRETGDLTTIEDPTALAQLQEAVKH, encoded by the coding sequence ATGACTTATGAAGCTGTGTACAAGCGGTCGGTCGCCGACCGTGATGCGTTCTGGCGCGAACAGGCCGAGCGCATTGAATGGGCGACAGCATTCGAGCAGGTGTGCGACCACAGCCACCCGCCCTTTGCCAAGTGGTTCGTGGGCGGCCAGACCAACCTGTGCCACAACGCCGTGGACCGCCACGTGCCCCACCGCCCCGATCAGCCCGCCCTGATCCACGTTTCCACCGAAACGGGCAAAGAGCAGATCATCAGCTTCGGCCAGCTGTTTGTGGAAGTGCAGCGCATGGCTGCCCTGCTGGTCAACATGGGGGTCGGCAAGGGTGACCGGGTCCTGATCTACATGCCCATGATCCCCGAGGCCGTGATCGCCATGCTGGCCACGGTCCGGCTCGGCGCGATTCACTCGGTGGTGTTCGGCGGTTTTGCCAGCCACTCGCTGGCCACCCGCATCGATGACGCCAAACCCACCGTGATCGTCACGGCCGATGCCGGCTCGCGCGGCGGCAAGGTCATCGCCTACAAGCCCCTGCTGGACGAGGCCCTGAGCCTGTGTCAGCACCCAGTCAAGCACGTGCTGCTGGTCAATCGGGGCCTGGCCCCTGCCGACCTGGTTGCGCCGCGCGATGTGGACTACGCCAGCGCCCGCAAGGCCGTGCTGGATGCCAAGGTGCCTTGCGAATGGGTCGAGTCCAACCACCCCAGCTACACGCTCTACACCAGCGGCACCACCGGCAAACCCAAGGGCGTGCAGCGGGATACCGGCGGTTATGCCGTGGCCCTGGCCACCTCCATGGCGCAGATCTACTGCGGCCAGCCCGGCGAGACTTTCTTTTGCACCAGCGACATCGGCTGGGTCGTGGGCCACAGCTACATCGTCTACGGCCCCTTGCTGGCCGGCATGAGCACCATCATTTACGAGGGCCTGCCGATTCGGCCTGATGCCGCCATCTGGTGGTCCCTGGTCGAGAAGTACAAGGTCAGCGTGATGTTCTCGGCGCCCACCGCCATCCGCGTGCTCAAGAAGCAGGACCCGGACTGCCTCAAGCGCCATGACCTCTCCAGCCTCAAGCACCTGTTCCTGGCGGGCGAGCCGCTGGATGAACCCACGGCACGCTGGATCGGCGAGGCCATTGGCAAACCCATCATCGACAACTACTGGCAGACCGAAACCGGCTGGCCCATCCTGAGCCTGGCGCGCGGCGTGGACCCGAACGCCAAGCCACGCCTGGGTTCACCCGGTGTGCCCATGCCCGGCTACCAGGTCAAGCTGCTGGACGACCTCACGGGCGAAGAGCTCACGCAGCCCAACCAGAAGGGCGTGCTGACCATCGAAGGCCCGCTGCCACCCGGCTGCATGCAGACCATCTGGGGCGATGACGAACGCTTCGTCAAGACCTACTGGCGCACCTTCAAGCACAAGCAGGTCTACAACACCTTCGACTGGGGCATCCGCGATGAGGACGGCTACTACTTCATCCTGGGCCGCACCGACGACGTGATCAATGTGGCCGGGCACCGCCTGGGCACGCGCGAGATCGAAGAGGCCGTGAGCAGCCACCCGGCCGTGGCCGAGGTGGCCGTGGTGGGCGTGGCCGACGAGCTCAAGGGGCAGGTGGCCCGCGCCTTCGTGGTGCCACGCGATGCCGCCCGTGTGGCCGACGAGGCCGGCCGCAAGGCGCTGGAGGCCGAGATCATGGCCACGGTGGACCAGCAGATCGGCGCCGTGGGCCGCCCCGCCCGCGTGCACTTCGTCAATGTGCTGCCCAAGACGCGCTCAGGCAAGCTGCTGCGCCGCGCCATCCAGGCCGTGTGCGAGGGCCGCGAAACCGGCGACCTCACCACCATCGAGGACCCGACCGCGCTGGCCCAGTTGCAGGAGGCGGTGAAGCACTGA
- a CDS encoding universal stress protein: protein MKILLPVDGSPYTKRMLAWLTTHEEWLSGQHEYTVLTVVPLIPPHAASMFPADQLKTYYDDTAEAIFKPIRKFTAKHDLATAYVAKTGHAPEVISKMADKGKFDLVIMGSHGHSNLMNLVTGSVTTQVLARSKVPVLLVR, encoded by the coding sequence ATGAAGATCTTGCTCCCCGTGGACGGTAGCCCCTACACCAAGCGCATGCTGGCCTGGTTGACGACACACGAAGAGTGGCTCAGTGGCCAGCACGAGTACACGGTGCTGACGGTGGTGCCGTTGATCCCGCCGCACGCCGCCTCGATGTTCCCGGCCGACCAGCTCAAGACGTATTACGACGACACGGCCGAGGCCATCTTCAAGCCCATCCGCAAGTTCACGGCCAAGCACGACCTCGCCACGGCCTATGTGGCCAAGACCGGCCATGCACCTGAGGTGATCTCCAAGATGGCCGACAAGGGCAAGTTCGACCTGGTCATCATGGGCTCGCACGGACACAGCAACCTGATGAACCTGGTGACCGGCTCGGTGACCACGCAGGTGCTGGCGCGCAGCAAGGTGCCGGTTCTGCTGGTGCGCTGA
- a CDS encoding metallophosphoesterase: MRLQLLSDLHLERYPQFKAQAAPDVDVLILAGDIGSYQAGSRLETDDFGLGQFSPLRPGSPWRTVLFIPGNHEYDGLEFAPTRERLQAICAQLGIIWLDQAVHTIGDVRFVGTTLWSDFDAFAAEESNLTRQLQQREKAYRAANFYLRKNTTLLDGQPMLAEAMRELALSCQDWLRAALAEPFEGRTVVVTHFAPSLLSADPRYGLTPGTAGFCNGLDELLRHAQLWVHGHLHCPIDYLKRGLHEGQAWQCRVAANPRGYVSKGEQETFVEQFVIDLDLRSHPDTATERGTT, from the coding sequence ATGCGTCTTCAACTGCTCTCCGACCTTCACCTCGAGCGCTACCCGCAATTCAAGGCCCAGGCTGCGCCTGATGTGGATGTGCTGATCCTGGCCGGTGACATTGGCTCCTACCAGGCCGGCAGCCGGCTCGAGACCGACGATTTCGGGCTGGGCCAGTTCTCGCCCCTGCGGCCCGGCTCGCCCTGGCGCACGGTGCTGTTCATCCCGGGCAACCACGAGTACGACGGCCTGGAGTTCGCACCCACGCGCGAGCGTCTGCAAGCGATCTGTGCCCAACTGGGCATCATCTGGCTGGATCAGGCCGTGCACACCATCGGCGATGTGCGCTTTGTGGGCACGACCTTGTGGAGCGACTTCGACGCCTTCGCAGCCGAAGAATCCAACCTGACGCGGCAGCTGCAGCAACGCGAGAAGGCCTACCGCGCGGCCAACTTCTACCTGCGCAAGAACACCACCCTGCTCGATGGCCAGCCCATGCTGGCCGAGGCCATGCGCGAGCTGGCGTTGTCATGCCAGGACTGGTTGCGCGCCGCGCTGGCCGAGCCCTTCGAGGGCCGCACCGTGGTGGTCACCCACTTCGCGCCCAGCCTGCTGAGCGCCGACCCGCGTTACGGCCTGACGCCCGGCACCGCCGGCTTCTGCAATGGCCTGGACGAGCTGCTGCGGCATGCCCAGTTGTGGGTGCACGGCCACCTGCACTGCCCGATCGATTACCTCAAGCGTGGCCTGCACGAAGGGCAAGCCTGGCAATGCCGCGTGGCCGCCAACCCGCGCGGTTATGTCAGCAAGGGCGAGCAGGAGACGTTTGTCGAGCAGTTCGTGATTGACCTAGACTTACGCTCACACCCTGACACCGCAACAGAAAGAGGAACCACATGA
- a CDS encoding polyhydroxyalkanoate depolymerase — protein sequence MLYTTYQAQHTILEPWRVMAQGLADCLHQILPSGPAESSMEELLAGGVFSRSVAAAQEVFARLKLTHARPAFDIPSVVCQGREYAITEEKVMSTPFGTLLRFRKEGGPELPRVLLVAPMSGHFATLLRDTVRTLLQDHDVYITDWHNARDVPLRHGPFGLDDYTEHLIRFLDRMGPGSHLMAICQPCVAALAATSLMAQDAHPAQPRSLTLMAGPIDCRVNPTGVNELATSKPMSWFEENMIHKVPWTQRGAGRKVYPGFVQLSAFMAMNRERHQKAFEDMYAHIAAGEHDKAAHTKAFYEEYFAVADLPAEFYLETVGKVFQTYDLPRGALSWRDTMVDPRAIRRTALFTVEGERDDICSVGQTVAAQDLCTSVRPYWRNHHVQTGVGHYGVFSGRRWQNEIYPRVRDVIHQTAA from the coding sequence ATGCTTTACACGACCTATCAGGCCCAACACACCATCCTGGAGCCCTGGCGCGTGATGGCCCAGGGGCTGGCCGACTGCCTGCACCAGATCCTGCCTTCGGGCCCGGCCGAATCCTCCATGGAGGAGCTATTGGCCGGTGGCGTGTTCTCGCGCAGCGTGGCGGCCGCCCAAGAGGTGTTCGCCCGACTGAAGCTGACCCACGCGCGCCCTGCGTTCGACATCCCCTCCGTGGTCTGCCAGGGCCGCGAATACGCCATCACCGAAGAGAAGGTGATGAGCACGCCGTTCGGCACGCTGCTGCGTTTTCGCAAGGAGGGCGGCCCCGAGTTGCCGCGCGTGCTGCTGGTGGCGCCCATGTCGGGCCACTTCGCCACCTTGCTGCGTGACACGGTTCGCACGCTGCTGCAGGACCACGACGTCTACATCACCGACTGGCACAACGCGCGTGACGTGCCCTTGCGCCACGGCCCCTTCGGCCTGGACGACTACACCGAGCACCTGATCCGTTTCCTGGACCGCATGGGCCCCGGCTCGCACCTGATGGCCATCTGCCAGCCCTGCGTGGCCGCGCTGGCCGCCACCTCCTTGATGGCGCAGGACGCCCACCCGGCGCAGCCCCGCAGCCTCACGCTGATGGCCGGCCCGATCGATTGCCGCGTCAACCCCACCGGCGTGAACGAGCTGGCCACCAGCAAGCCCATGAGCTGGTTCGAAGAGAACATGATCCACAAGGTGCCCTGGACCCAGCGCGGCGCGGGCCGCAAGGTCTACCCGGGCTTTGTGCAGCTGTCGGCCTTCATGGCCATGAACCGCGAGCGCCATCAGAAGGCCTTCGAGGACATGTACGCGCACATCGCCGCCGGCGAGCACGACAAGGCCGCCCACACCAAGGCCTTCTACGAAGAGTATTTCGCCGTGGCCGACCTGCCGGCCGAGTTCTACCTGGAAACCGTCGGCAAGGTCTTCCAGACCTATGACCTGCCCCGTGGCGCCTTGAGCTGGCGCGACACCATGGTGGACCCGCGCGCCATCCGCCGCACGGCCTTGTTCACCGTGGAGGGCGAGCGCGACGACATCTGCTCAGTGGGGCAGACCGTGGCCGCGCAGGACCTGTGCACCTCGGTGCGCCCCTATTGGCGCAACCACCACGTGCAGACGGGCGTGGGCCACTACGGGGTGTTCAGCGGCCGCCGCTGGCAAAACGAGATCTACCCGCGTGTGCGGGATGTGATCCACCAGACGGCGGCTTGA